The Puntigrus tetrazona isolate hp1 chromosome 3, ASM1883169v1, whole genome shotgun sequence nucleotide sequence TGACTGGAATGAAGTGGATCCCAATCTTCTTGGTGAGATTGTTATGACCATTAAATAAAGCTATTTATAATCATTTCTGTTATTTGaactaaagtaaaaataaatataggaaacatgtatttaaaaaaacatatttaagaaattcTTAATTTGTACTATGAAAAAAATCCTTGCACTTAAAAAATAGAATTGTCACTTTTGCATTTTggcagtctgttttttttttttttttttttttttgggtgttgATAGTGATTGTTAACTAAAGCTATACAATAACAATTTCTAAAATAGCATTTGCTTAGGAGAATGTatgttttacacatttacatttagtcatttagcagacgcctttatccaaagcgacgtacaaatgaggtaggcatatagaagcaaattaatatcagcaaaagggcagtagtgcaaaAGTGCTCTGAGTgtggtcttgtcttacctaacgcaaacacgaggcttttttttttttttttttaaacaagaaaagataggaaggagcaggagaaacaTTTGTATGTTTTCCACTCAAAAGATGGTCAGGgtttcatgtatgtatgtatgtgtggtgTGTTTTTAGGCACTTCTAGTATTGACACCACCTGCACGATCTGGGGTTTGGAGACGGGGCAGGTCCTAGGACGGGTCAACCTGGTGTCAGGCCACGTCAAAACACAGCTAATTGCTCACGACAAGGAGGTGGGGAAAAACTGTGCTTCAGATTCTTCAGAGCGGTGTAGTTAGTACCGTTCTCTGTATAAAAGCCTTTTTCATTGGCGTCCAGGTGTATGACATCGCATTCAGTCGTGCGGGTGGAGGTCGAGACATGTTTGCGTCTGTGGGAGCAGACGGATCCGTGCGCATGTTTGACCTGCGACACCTGGAGCACAGCACCATCATCTACGAGGACCCTCAACATCACCCGCTGCTCCGCCTGTGCTGGAACAAACAGGACCCCAATTACTTGGCCACTATGGCCATGGATGGCATGGAGGTCTCTCTATTATTCTCTTTTACTGTATTAACACATTTGTCACCATGGTTTCTCATGACCCTCTTTTTTTTGCCgtccaatgtttttttttgtcaggtggTGATTCTGGACGTGCGTGTGCCGTGCACACCTGTGGCTCGTCTCAATAATCATCGTGCTTGTGTGAACGGCATCGCATGGGCGCCCCACTCCTCCTGTCACATATGTACAGCAGGTTAGAAACCAGCCCGGTTGcatacactctctcacacacacacacacacacacacacacacacacacaaatgtgtcAAAATTGTTTTTCAGAGATGCTTTCatttagcaagaatgcattaaatgtgaTCTTGTAAACCTTTTGTTCAAAAAAACCTgcacaaaatatatactatttatttatttataaacataacattaagcagagcaactgttttcaacattggtaATTTGTACTAGAGCAACAAATTAGCGTATATGAatattttctgaaggatcatgtgacacttttgcatttgttaacattatgcAACTACTTTAGGTTACATGAGCAACCTTAATTTTAGTAAATATCAAtcgtatggtttgttaggacaggacaatatttggacaagagaaaaccatttttaaaacaagaatgtaaaaaaaaaagatgatttttgtcataaaagaaaaattgatcattttgactcatacagtgtattgttggctatgGCTAGAAATATACCTGTGTCACTGAAGGCTGCTTTTGTGGTTTAGGGAACACATTTGAGCATTTACTAAGAAATGATTCAAGTCAAACATGTATTACATTGTTTGCGCAAGCaatagttttgatttcttaaatgGACCGGTCGTGTGAGTTCTGTTTTCGTTTAGTTAGTATTAGACTACAGCAGCAGTGATGGTGCCGTTTCATACAAGTCTCCTTTACTTGGCccccttttcttttaaatcccACTGTAGCGGACGATCACCAGGCTCTGATCTGGGACATCCAGCAGATGCCGCGGGCCATCGAGGACCCCATCCTGGCGTACACAGCCGAGGGAGAGATCAATAACGTGCAGTGGGCCTCCACTCAGCCCGACTGGATTGCCATTTGCTACAACAACTGTCTGGAGATCCTGCGGGTGTAAAGCCGAGGCTTAGACCGCCTCTGTGCTTCCAGCATTGCTGGAAGAGAGTCTTTCATGGAGCAGAGACTTGTTTTCTAAAGTTCCTGAGGTCTGGGCGTTTCAAGCGGGAAACTGTATGAACGGGCCAACGGGAACAACAGTCTGAACAATGTGTGTGCAACTTTCGTCTGGGAGAATGACGCTGCGTGAACGAGTATCTGTGTTTCtgcacaatatattatatttgtctgTTTTCCTACTTGCCGGTGTCCCAGAGTCCTCATTATGGGATCTTAAACAGAACTGTAATTACTATGATTGTATGGCCATTTGTGTAGGGAAAGATACATGTTTATTCTGTTTGaccggtaaaaaaaaaaaaacatttttgaaaactagCACTAGCATCAGAAAGTTGTAAAATTGCCAACATGGATGATATAAAACTACCATTTTATTAAGATGTAATTACTTATTTCAAAggttaatacaattttaaaggtCCTCTGAACTTCAgatccaggtttttttttccatttctggaaggtgccattttttttttttgtatctttggAAACTGTTAAATACCGGATGGTATGGAGATGAAAAGCTTGACGTCACTGCAAAACATACACAATTGTTCATCAGACGTGCTCACGACTCATAGCTGTTAGTTGCACTGTTGACGTCAGTGTTTGAGTGGgcaatgtctttttttcattttaagatgcATTACTGAAGAGTTCCTGTTATATTTTTCCCcatgttattttgcatttaaaaaaagtcccCTTTCAGCATGCTTGTGCTCGAAGTGAAACGtgtactgtatacatatataaatattatgtacaAGGTAGGACAAAAGTGTCATTTTTCCAGAATAACTTTGCATTGCGAGTCCATGAAATCGTTCTGTTGTTACGCAAATACGACGTAGTAGTAACACCACACTTTTTGGGTCGAATCAAAAGTGAATTTGCGAGGCTGTGTGGGATCCTCATCCTCACCTCACACTCTTAGATGGAGTGTTTAAATGTAAGTAGTTCTGTGTGTGTCCAGCCATGATGCTTTTCTATTAATAAACTCACTTAATAAACTCTTGTTCTTTCATAAAGCTTTCTGTGTTCATTAATTTAAGTAGAGGtcaatcaacatttttttttatgggtgTACAATGTATCATACTTGTTATTGGCTGATAATAGAGATACATTTTATTGGCTAGAAACTGGATATTTAGTTCTACGTGCTCACatactttattttcacattACATTTACCATCTTTTAATGCTCACTactagtttatttttaaaagcactgttaaatgtaatatttagcgAATTTCTAAATAGCcatttttttactacattttaatattagctaATTAGTTTTGATAACCAGAGATGTTATCActgaaaaatactaaaataacactgcttataatattaaatatatattattagtaaacatattattattagatttgtAGTACTGAGCATTTAATATCAATGCATCCctaataaaagtcaaaaactatgAAGAAAATTGATATCTTAAACCCAGTTCAACATTAGTACTcctttataaataacattaaatctataaaataatagtaataataataaacgtgtGCTTTTGGAAACCTTCAATCCAATAAAGGCTGACAATCATTTTACATACATTCATCTGCTTACACCGCAGAGGTAAAACAAACTTTACACCGATTTAATCTCAaaaagtaatttacaaaaaaaacagtcctTCACTTTCTCCAATCAGAACGTCAAGATTGAGTAGTCTTCTCTTCCAAATTGATCACATTTCCAAAagatcacacacagacacacacacacacagtcacaccaCCCGGCAGCAGTTAAAACAACCACTTCAGTGAGAAATATCATAACCCTGAATTCATGCTTATTTGGAAACTATGAATCCAAATATACAAAGCTTCATTTTTTGTGTCAGTCATAACGTCATTTGATGTAGTAGGCTAATACATTAGATTTGGGTCAAACACctaacctgaaaaaaaaagtatatatatcaGTATCAGAACACACTAGCAATTCATTATACATTGAAAGCCCAGGTATATGTGTCATTTTTCTCAGAGGATCCAACCTCTGACGTGAGAAGACAAGATGTAGTTTAGTGTATAATGACAAATCTCAAACAGACCAACAAATATGtacaattattaaatgattgAGGCGGGTGATCATAACGTAGTGTCTTCTCTTTGAGTCTTTGACTTTGTCTTTATTGCCCACTGTGCTTCTCTTCATATTCAATAACACAAAAGTGGTTCGAGAGGTGTTACCAAATACTCTCGcatcagaggaaaaaaatccTGCTCTGAAGGAGAAGGGATATGAGACAAAACACCTCAGAGATTCAGAGAAATCTACAGTCACCGGTTTCTCTACTGGACGCCTTTTAACTAATGAGTAACATGAATACATTTGATTGCTGAAGTGCATTATTGAGCCatttgaaaaggaaaagcaCGTATGCGTCTCACAACGGAGAGTAGTCTGTTTTTGGCCTCTAGCTTCCAGGTAAGACTGGATCGGACACGTGCCTCTGGATTTCTGGGGATCCCTCCAGCGTGCTCGGACTCTCCAGACTGTCCGGCAGCGATGGGAAGCGCAGGCTTCTGCACAGCTGTCCCGGCGGCTGTAGATGAGGCTCTCGGGGGGGATTCAGTCCCGTGGGCACAGCCAGCTCTGTCTCTGGGGACATGGACATGGTGTCATTGGAGGCAACTGTTAAATGGATCCCACTGGACAAAGAGTCTGGAGACTTCTCCTTGAAGCTGTCCAAATCAGGGCTCTGTGGATAAAACAGGTCCGGTTTAAAACATGCCCACTACAAAGATTCACCTGGGCAgatgatcatttaaaaacacagacaatCACTATATTAGCACGTCACCATCTTGGTAACACTAGTCATGCAAGTAAAGCTCCCATCTACTTGAACACGAAATCAGGAAATCAGCCAAAC carries:
- the dcaf7 gene encoding DDB1- and CUL4-associated factor 7 isoform X2, which produces MSLHGKRKEIYKYEAPWTVYAMNWSVRPDKRFRLALGSFVEEYNNKVQLVGLEEESSEFVCRNTFDHPYPTTKIMWIPDTKGVYPDLLATSGDYLRIWRVNDTETRLECLLNNNKNSDFCAPLTSFDWNEVDPNLLGTSSIDTTCTIWGLETGQVLGRVNLVSGHVKTQLIAHDKEVYDIAFSRAGGGRDMFASVGADGSVRMFDLRHLEHSTIIYEDPQHHPLLRLCWNKQDPNYLATMAMDGMEVVILDVRVPCTPVARLNNHRACVNGIAWAPHSSCHICTAADDHQALIWDIQQMPRAIEDPILAYTAEGEINNVQWASTQPDWIAICYNNCLEILRV
- the dcaf7 gene encoding DDB1- and CUL4-associated factor 7 isoform X1, whose protein sequence is MSLHGKRKEIYKYEAPWTVYAMNWSVRPDKRFRLALGSFVEEYNNKVQLVGLEEESSEFVCRNTFDHPYPTTKIMWIPDTKGVYPDLLATSGDYLRIWRVNDTETRLECLLNNNKNSDFCAPLTSFDWNEVDPNLLGTSSIDTTCTIWGLETGQVLGRVNLVSGHVKTQLIAHDKEVYDIAFSRAGGGRDMFASVGADGSVRMFDLRHLEHSTIIYEDPQHHPLLRLCWNKQDPNYLATMAMDGMEVVILDVRVPCTPVARLNNHRACVNGIAWAPHSSCHICTAVADDHQALIWDIQQMPRAIEDPILAYTAEGEINNVQWASTQPDWIAICYNNCLEILRV